One segment of Triticum aestivum cultivar Chinese Spring chromosome 2A, IWGSC CS RefSeq v2.1, whole genome shotgun sequence DNA contains the following:
- the LOC123186033 gene encoding uncharacterized protein translates to MGSAGATLVRFLLLASIVAGFAAHLAAGEKDCYDEKDMIMHICIKSIKKDGFYMPASQACKNEVKKVDMPCICRVLTPSDEQTVSPVKLVLLAHECHIELPVGSKRGTYTIGGRVPPPSAHA, encoded by the exons ATGGGCAGCGCCGGAGCCACCCTCGTCCGCTTCCTGTTGTTGGCCTCGATCGTCGCCGGGTTCGCGGCGCATCTCGCCGCGGGGGAGAAGGACTGCTACGACGAGAAGGACATGATCATGCACATCTGCATCAAGAGCATCAAGAAGGATGGCTTCTACATGCCCGCGAGCCAGGCCTGCAAAAACGAGGTGAAGAAGGTTGACATGCCCTGCATCTGCCGCGTCCTCACCCCCTCCGACGAGCAGACCGTCAGCCCCGTGAAGCTCGTCCTCCTCGCCCACGAGTGCCACATCGAACTCCCCGTCGGGAGCAAACGCGGAA CTTACACCATCGGGGGGCGGGTGCCACCACCATCCGCGCATGCGTGA